In a genomic window of Muntiacus reevesi chromosome 1, mMunRee1.1, whole genome shotgun sequence:
- the TSPAN9 gene encoding tetraspanin-9 isoform X1 codes for MARGCLCCLKYMMFLFNLIFWLCGCGLLGVGIWLSVSQGNFATFSPSFPSLSAANLVIAIGTIVMVTGFLGCLGAIKENRCLLLSFFIVLLIILLAELILIILFFVYMDKVNENAKKDLKEGLLLYNSENNVGLKNAWNIIQAEMHCCGVTDYRDWFSVLGENTVPDRCCMENSQGCGQNNTTLVWRTGCYEKVKQWFADNKHVLGTVGMCLLITQILGMAFSMTLFQHIHRTGKKYDA; via the exons ctgtgtggctgtgggctgcTTGGAGTGGGCATTTGGCTGTCCGTGTCGCAAGGCAACTTTGCCACCTTCTCCCCCAGCTTCCCCTCGCTGTCAGCAGCCAACCTGGTCATCGCCATAGGCACCATCGTCATGGTGACGGGGTTCCTCGGCTGCCTGGGGGCCATCAAGGAGAACAGGTGCCTCCTCCTCAGT TTCTTCATCGTCCTGTTGATCATCCTCCTGGCAGAGCTGATCTTAATTATCCTCTTCTTTGTCTACATGGACAAG GTGAATGAGAATGCCAAGAAGGACTTGAAGGAGGGCCTGCTACTCTACAACTCGGAGAACAACGTGGGGCTGAAGAACGCCTGGAACATCATCCAGGCAGAG ATGCACTGCTGCGGTGTCACCGACTACAGGGACTGGTTCTCGGTGCTGGGGGAGAACACGGTCCCCGACCGCTGCTGCATGGAGAACTCCCAGGGCTGCGGACAAAACAACACCACCCTCGTGTGGAGGACG GGCTGCTACGAGAAGGTCAAACAGTGGTTTGCTGACAATAAGCATGTGCTCGGCACGGTGGGGATGTGCCTTCTAATCACACAG ATTCTGGGCATGGCCTTCTCCATGACCCTCTTCCAGCACATCCACCGGACTGGGAAAAAGTACGATGCCTGA